In the Alphaproteobacteria bacterium genome, CTGGTGGTCCCTCCTAGGAACCAAGAGAATTCGCACTATTTACTCGGACCTACTTCCGTTGCTCCAGTCGGATAGAGTTGTACAGGCCCTGTACCACGGCCCGACACCAATCACACACCCCATCAGACCATCAGCGCTCCAACCATCGTTGCCGGGGAATCGATTGCGAATTTTCATCGTCACCCTAGCTTCTAAGATTTAATCGGCATTCAGAATGAAATTTTGAATCATTTTGAATGCGTGCATCAATAATGTTGATAAATTTATCAAAATTATGGGACATGTAGAGGGGATTGTTTATGACTTTTTCAAGAGTGCTGGTGCTCGCGCCACACACTGACGATGGCGAATTCGGCTGTGGTGGGACAATAGCCAGGCTCGTATCCCAGGGTGCTGAAGTGGCCTATGTCGCGCTGTCGACCGCAGAGGAATCCATTCCTACCGGGATGGATCCCGAGACCACACTTCGCGAAGTTCGCGAAGCAACGCATTCTCTTGGAATTCCAGAAGATCATCTGTTTGTCCATCGTTTTCCGGTTCGCAAGTTTCCAGAAGTGCGTCAGGAGATTTTACAAATATTTATCGATCTTGCAAGGGACTATGCCCCAGATTGCGTTTTCCTTCCATCAACCTCAGACACACACCAAGATCATCAAGTCGTTGCCCATGAAGGGTTCCGAGCCTTTAAGCGCACCACAATGTTCGGGTACGAGGTACCGTGGAACAATCTAACATTCACGACTAACGCATTCTTTTTCCTTGAACCCCATCATGTTGCGTCGAAAATTGAAGCAGTTCAGTGCTACATCTCTCAGTTAGGTCGGAGTTATGTCGATGAGGGGTTTATTCGCGCCTTAGCCCGCACGCGTGGTGTCCAGATCGGCGCTGAATACGCTGAAGCCTTTGAGGCAATCCGCTGGGTCATGCCTGATCAGGGCCAGAGGCGATGAGCAGGCCTCGATCGATGTGGAACCAGGCGGTTGAAACCATGCCGCCATTGAATCTCGAACGTGAGTTCGTACGGCCTCGGCTTGCCTTAGCCTTGCGTCATGCTTTTGAACGAAGCCCATTTTGGCGAGAGCGCTTTACTGCTGCAGGCGTTGAGTCATCCGAACTCACGGTAGACTTCGACCTGAGTCGCCTACCTGTTGTAAGCAAGGTGGATATTCTGGCTGATCAGGCGGCACATCCACCCTATGGCAGTCTGCTTGCCGTAAGCCAAGAGGACCTTTGCCGAA is a window encoding:
- a CDS encoding PIG-L family deacetylase; this encodes MTFSRVLVLAPHTDDGEFGCGGTIARLVSQGAEVAYVALSTAEESIPTGMDPETTLREVREATHSLGIPEDHLFVHRFPVRKFPEVRQEILQIFIDLARDYAPDCVFLPSTSDTHQDHQVVAHEGFRAFKRTTMFGYEVPWNNLTFTTNAFFFLEPHHVASKIEAVQCYISQLGRSYVDEGFIRALARTRGVQIGAEYAEAFEAIRWVMPDQGQRR
- a CDS encoding phenylacetate--CoA ligase family protein, translating into MSRPRSMWNQAVETMPPLNLEREFVRPRLALALRHAFERSPFWRERFTAAGVESSELTVDFDLSRLPVVSKVDILADQAAHPPYGSLLAVSQEDLCRIHRTSGTTSRPLFITLTLEDVVQTLEAGARAFVCAGVKPTDTIIHCLNYCMWSGGLTDHLCLEQTGATVIPFGVGNSRL